TagctttttattaaaaaataaataaataaataaatttaacactatatttcattttttttgtttttaaagcTTTAAACCTTTTAAACTTCAACTTTAATactatagtactccctccattcctttttgttgttcccatttccttttttggcatttctttttgttgttcccctactgaatctttactatttttggccatagattttttaccaatttaccctaagattccccactatttaccaaaaaatcctaagattctaccctttttcCAACCTAAATTTCACCACtttcattattttattcattCCCTCCCCCCAACTTACCCGTCCCTATCTtcatctctctcttcttttcatTATGTTATTCGgacctctctcctccttcctctctctctcctccttcctctctctGTTTCTCTAAAGAACATCTTCATTTTCCATCTTCCTCCTCTCACTTctccctctctcctccttcctctctcacttttctctctctatttcTCTCAAGAACACTAAGATGTTCTTCATTTTCCATCTTTCTCTCACATTTCTTTCAAGAACACTGAAATTCTAgatcgccgccaccaccaccacacctcCGCCACTGCCACCACCTTCCAGAAAAAGTTGTAGAATACGTATTATggctttagatggtgaaattcgactatgaaaactctagatctagagttttcatggtcgaatttgacctctaaatccTCAAAATCGTGACATTGAGATAAAGTgagtattaatttatttttgtgcgTTTTTTTTGTCGAACTTTTTGGGTGATTTTTGTCGAaaatttgggttgattttggttgttattttggctgaatttttgggttaaatttggtcaaatttggtggttgattttgggtataattttctcgaatttcaaggtttaattttctgtttttttggtcgaatttctgggtttaattaTCTCGAATTTGGTCGAATTTTTGGGTATAATTTTGCTCGATTTCTGGGTATAATTTTGGGTGAATTTTGTTGAAATTTTCGGTtgaattttggttgaatttttgggtttaattttctcaattttctgggtttgattttgggttaattATGGTTGATTTTCtcgattttctgggtttaattttgggttgttttctcgaatttttgggttgaattttctcgaatttctgggttCATTTTGTACGGATCTTGCTTAAGAAATGAAGATTAGTTGTTTTTCTCGAATTTTCTCGATTTTTTGGGTTCATTTTGTCGAATATCCTGGGTTTTTTGGTCgaattttcttgattgtttgttTGTCGATTTCTTGATTGTTGAtttctttttcttgatttggttGAATTCTTGATTGTTGGTCGAATATTCtggtttgatttttcttgattttttgttcgaatttttgttgttatttgggtttttcttgattttttgctCGAAATCCTCACCCAgattttttgttgttgatttttgaTTTCAAAACTGGGTGATTTTTTTGATATCAAATCtgtttgttttttgattttttgatttccccaatttatcttatttatttaatattttctctctccttactttattttaaatatataatctcttacacacaatcattattcttacacccaatcattactcatatcccaatacaactcaagattccatttttcttaaaaaccccccaacattccttatgggaacaacaaaaaggaatggagggagtaataaataaaCTAGTACACATCTAAGAATTATCAACTAAGATATACTAAAAACATACTCCTTTCATTTCTATTTAGAAACAGTGTACTTTCGCTACATGCTCTATTTGTGTCTGTTTTAGAGTACGTTCATAGTTATATATtcgatataattttttttaagcaCTTCAATCAAATTATGTGTGAGTTGTTGACTAGATCACATGACATGATTTTAAGGTATTTTGAGATCAAGAGGGAGTGGATTAATAGTTGGATATGAAATTTTTCTTAAGTACAACTCTCGCTAAAAGTAAGGATAAAATGAGGAATGATTCACAATAAATAACGTAAAAAGTTATCCTTGAACATAAACAATTAACAATACAAAAtatctttataaaaaaaaaacgaaatttaaCCGATCACGTATAAGCTTTTGTATTCACCCCAATCTAATCCCTTACATTATAGTCTCTCTCCATCATTATACCTTAATAATGAATGACTAATCACTCCCAAAATCTAATCTAAATTCTACCGAGTAAATTACAACTAATCacacatcatcatcaattcatgaTTACCTAATTAGGAGAAAAAGACGAGTGATAGAACAATAAAGGAAATCTAACCCACTTTGCTTTTAATTGCTTAACCAGTTTGTACCTTTCATTCGTACCCTTTTCCCCACCCAAAAAGGAAACCCGcccaaaaataattataaaatcaaaaaatcatAATAAATCCCTGCCAAATTGCCAGCGCAACAAATCTTTACGTGTCTGAACCCTAGATGACCGTCGATGAAGTGGACCCCCTAAATAATTTCAACCCAATTTACCAATCTAACGGCCGTTAATTCGAGTTGTATGATTGCTTACTGTAGTACTGTAACACCGGATCAGATTTTATAAGTAGTCCGTAGTACTGTTACTCAAAAAGTCACTCTTCTTCTCAAGTCTCAACTCCCGAGGACTacccccattttctctctcctcctccattgaagcttcatcttcaagctacgcGAACTTCGAATATCACAACCATATTATAATAAACACGATCATAAATTTTATCATATAGTATTGTGTATTGAAAttaattatcattattattattattattattattattattattattggtgttGTTGTACCGAGATTTTGAATGGTGTGTTGGATGTTGGAGTTTTAAAAAAGTGCTATGGATCCGCAGACGACGCTGATGAATGAGACGCCGTCGTTTAACTTGTCGGAGATCTGGCCGATTCCGATGAACGGCGCCGCTGCGGCGGGATTGGACCTCAGGAGAAGCCCCTTTGGCCCGAGTTTGGCCCGGTTTGTTGACCCTGGACCAAATCTGGAAGTTTCTGGGAGCGACGGCGGAGGTTGTGGTGCGGCgaggaagaggagagagaatgttgAGGATGATGATTCCGGCACGGGCGTGTGCAATGGCATGgtatttctattttctttttctttcttttttcttctttttatttgAACTTTTCTATTTGCAATTTGAAATAAATTGTTTGTTTTgattaaatagaaaaatatggaatggaaaaaatGGAGAAAATTATTGAAAGGCAATATTCACTTTTTGTTGCCATGTTCATATTTGGTTGAATTTTGGTtatttgtactccgtattatttctgaacttggattttttttttcatcaacgataattaatgaatgaatttttaaattttttgttatAGGTTTGACAACGACTTAAATTACTAAATTAGTAAGCAGAGTTAAATTAGTAATCATAGAGTTTTGTAATTGTATTGCACAGCCCACACTGACTTAAACTGGTAATCATAGAGTTCTGTAATTGTATTGCACTGAGTTGGGTAATCCCTCAAACGCAAATTCTTGTATAAGACGGTCCAACAGCCatagatatattagtagttactAGTTAGATATTGTCAAGATTTTATTCAATATTGAGATTGTGACCGTACTCCGTAGTTAATTTAATTGAAGTGAAGTTAAATAGTTATAGGAGCAAAGTCAATAGGTGTCAATTAAGTAAATTGGACTGTGAATGGCAATTTCTATAATGAACACTGATAGTTGGTTGTGTCATCGTTGTCGAATCTGTCATCTATGAATTGCTCAAATGTTCTTATctggtttttgttttgttgatcTGTATTTATGAAATAGAGAGCACTTTACAATCGACTTTCTGAAATTGCAGAGTGATGCGGATGGTAAACGGCTCAAATCAACAGGATCCGAAGATGAAAATCAGGATCAGAAAGGTGGTAATGAAACAAATTCTGGAAAGGGACCAGAACAAAAGAGTAAGCCAGTATCTGATCCATCAAAGGACTATATTCATGTGCGAGCAAGGAGAGGTCAAGCCACTGATAGCCACAGCCTTGCTGAAAGGGTAATTTAACTGTTGTAAGGGAATTGTTTTTGCTTATTTGACAGGCCCTTTTCGCAAAATTTCTTTAGCTAGAGTGTTATATTAACCTCATGGAACAAATAATATTATGTGATCATTTAAGGAGATCGGAAAAATCCCTGTATTTGTCATCCTTTCAATAAGCCATATGTTGTCAGACATCTAGGAATATGATACAGTTGATGAGATTTTAGATATTTTTGTTGGCAGGCTAGAAGAGAAAAGATCAGTGAGAGGATGAGAATATTACAGGATCTTGTCCCTGGGTGTAATAAGGTCCGATTTCTTTCCTTACAGTGTTTTCCACTTATTGTTGTTATCATTGGAAGGCTGATGAATTATCGATCTGTCATACTTATTTCGAAATGGCATTAGTCGTTCTGTATTCTCAATTAGGCAGTCCACTTTTCTCTTAAAGCATCTTATCCAGTTACACAGTGAATCCTATTATGGAGTATTGAATTTGTGGGATTCATGGTGCTTGAGTTTTCTGGATATTTTTTGAGATGTTCATTTTCTTGACCAAACTTCTGGGTTCAGGTCATTGGCAAGGCACTGGTACTTGACGAGATCATAAATTATATCCAATCATTACAGCGTCAAGTTGAGGTGCGCAACTGCTGAAACTGCTGGTTGTATGTTCTTTATGTTGCCTACTCATTGAGCTTTAAAGTGAACCTTGAAATGCTTATTGCAGTTTCTTTCAATGAAATTAGAAGCTGTCAATACGAGAACCAGCCCTGGTATTGAAGGATTTCCGTCAAAAGATGTAAGTACAAACTACTGCCTCTGTAAAGAATGAGCTGGGACAAGATATTTATTAGTCAATGGATGATGGCTCCCTTTCTTGCTGCCTTTTTGAAATCGTAGATACATGTAACATTCAAAATCAATAGCTAGCAAGAATTTAAATGGCCTTAGCTTAAGAAGATCAATCAGCTCTTCCACTCATTGTGTTCCCCTGCCAATCTGAAATGTAGCATGGAATTTCCCATTTTCTAGCATATCCTGGTTTCTGACCACAGATACTCCTCTGAAGCGTTTTCTAGCTCAAGTTGCCAATTTAATAATTATGGGGGAGAATAATTGTTTGATTAGTGGCTTTTGAAGCATACTGAATCAAGTTATTTACTTGACCAGAAATTTTAATATTTAGGACTTATACGTCACTGTATTTCTTGCTTGATTCATACTTAGATGGCTACCTTGCATGTAAAAAAGATTGGAGAAATATAACCCGCGAATATATAATATTTCATACAATTAGGATATGTGGATGCAAAATCTTAAACTTCAAATCAACAATTTTTAAATCAAATCAAAAGCATAAAATAGTGTATTAGAGTTGGGCTCTTTTACTTGAAGAAACTTTTAGATACCATAGGTCTTTTGTAAGTTTTTGAGTTTTGGAAACGCGAAATGTAACCTTCTTGAGCATTTCCGCGCCTCAAGATTTCTTACCGTATATGAAATTACCTTTAGTCTTCTATTTTTCCAAGCGATGGATAAAGTCTGCCATCCACCTCCAACCCCTCCCTGATAATTGcccctttttatttttatttttttatttttttatttttaacatgGTGTTTAAAGTTTCTTTGTTGTAGTCTGTTCTCTTATCTGCTGATCATCTCTCCACCCATTATGTTTCCCTCTTCCCTCTATGCTTTGTTTAATATTACTTCGTGTTTGAACACTACTAATGGTGGCGACAATTAACTTCACATGCTCTGTCCCATATCTAGTCCTGAAAGGCTTCTCCGAATGGGAGATTTTGTTCTCTAACATGCGAGGAATCCATCATCTGTTTAGCCTTATATTTCATGCAGATGTCTTTAATCTTTACCATGAATGTTCTCACAATTGAAGCTTCGGTAGTTTAAATTTTTTTCCTATTTGTTCCTACTTCCTCGAGTGTGTAACTGTTTAAGCATAGAGGAATTGCCACTTACTAGCATCTGTTTTCTTAGATTTGCgaccttttatttttttatttttttttggctttTCAGTTTGGTCAACAAGCTTTTGATACTTCTGGAATGGGATATGGTTCACAAACTGCAAGAGATCAGTATGGTCGCGATACATCACCAGAATGGTTGCATATGCAGATTGGTGGTggttttgacagacaaacatgaCAAAAGGTCACTGTTTCCAGACCGGTAATAAGATCCATTTTAGCTAGAAGTAGTTCATACTCCTTTCAGTAAATGTAATATTATACTACCAGTACCTTGTCATCAACACAGACCTTACATCGATTACTGAATCAGGCATCAAGTGTAGTCGATCTGTGTTTGTAAGAATACGTACTTCAATTCAATTTACACATGCCCTAGCTTCTTTATCACTTCGACTTCTTGCTTAATTTCTCGCCTCTTAAACCGTTCTGAAGTCTGAACTATATGTGTAGTTCTCGTTGTCGATGAATGCTTCTTGCCCGAGGTCTCAGTGTTTTAGGGTATGGCAAGGAGTTTGGGATGCATTATACCCTGGGTGTTTCCTGAAAAAAATGTTATGGTTATATGCAGGCCGTGTT
This sequence is a window from Spinacia oleracea cultivar Varoflay chromosome 1, BTI_SOV_V1, whole genome shotgun sequence. Protein-coding genes within it:
- the LOC110789545 gene encoding transcription factor BHLH089, producing MDPQTTLMNETPSFNLSEIWPIPMNGAAAAGLDLRRSPFGPSLARFVDPGPNLEVSGSDGGGCGAARKRRENVEDDDSGTGVCNGMSDADGKRLKSTGSEDENQDQKGGNETNSGKGPEQKSKPVSDPSKDYIHVRARRGQATDSHSLAERARREKISERMRILQDLVPGCNKVIGKALVLDEIINYIQSLQRQVEFLSMKLEAVNTRTSPGIEGFPSKDFGQQAFDTSGMGYGSQTARDQYGRDTSPEWLHMQIGGGFDRQT